A window of Streptomyces sp. SAI-127 contains these coding sequences:
- the mgtA gene encoding magnesium-translocating P-type ATPase, whose product MGDRAAADPSSLAPVLEAGATDDAAAPDPPPPAPAAPALPLAPGTPAASPSPAPPVLRALPSVVGEDEDGGGPADPGSSPGPRPHPGPAAPAAGLLEVFRRLGTGPRGLTEAQAGERLARFGENTVPDARDPSWPRLFARSVRDPFTAVLLCLGLVSAAVFAWGTASVILLLVVVSCVLRASGEHRAARSTAGLRRLVATTVTVQRRLHEDTAPVTREIPVEELVPGDVVRLGPGDLIPADVRLLRSTGLTVHQAVLTGESAPVQKSAVEDPRDDGVFQDPRLCFQGGSVASGSATAVVTETGGDTRFAAAHRRTGRPPATTFERSVQGVSWILIRFALLTPPLVLMANAALRGRGLETLPFAVAVAVGLTPEMLPVLVTTCLARGAALLARTHGVIVRRLPALHDIGAMDVLCVDKTGTLTQDRPVVHRALDAEGHDDPEVLRWAAAAAWWSLQLADLPAPDALDDALLAAADEDALMSYDGITARPFDPARRLATVVVRTPGRLGTHTQITQGAVEAVLQRCALSDDERSRLRDLADTQTTDGLRVLAVATTARPAGARPQERGLTFRGLVTLRDDLAPTAAEALAHLAGQGVTVKVLTGDHPGTAVRACRDLGVPVAGVLTADRLDTLTDPELTELARRTTVFARCTPEHKTRITRALQARGHTVGFLGDGVNDLPALRTADVGIAPRDAAGVSRENADLVLAGKDLTAIGHAVTAGRHAGGNIATYLRITLSSNLGNVIAMLSAGLLLPFLPMLPAQVLVQNLCFDAAQLAFAHDRPAPSALRRPSALDPRELLRFIVGFGALNAVADLATFGVLAFALRGPGDDEALFHSGWFTENLMTQAVVMVLLSFGRGGRRPGPVTWSAAGLTGVGLLVPASPLGAALGLSPLPGVYYGLLAVVLALYAVALTVARTRHERVSAAPVAQPGD is encoded by the coding sequence ATGGGTGATCGTGCCGCTGCAGATCCTTCGTCCCTCGCGCCTGTTCTTGAGGCCGGGGCGACGGACGACGCCGCTGCTCCCGACCCTCCGCCCCCCGCGCCCGCGGCCCCCGCACTTCCGCTCGCCCCCGGCACTCCTGCCGCTTCCCCCTCGCCCGCCCCGCCGGTCCTGCGCGCCCTCCCTTCTGTGGTCGGCGAGGACGAGGACGGCGGCGGCCCGGCCGACCCCGGTTCCAGCCCTGGCCCTCGCCCTCACCCCGGCCCGGCCGCCCCCGCCGCCGGCCTCCTCGAAGTGTTCCGCCGACTCGGCACCGGCCCGCGAGGGCTGACCGAGGCACAGGCGGGGGAGCGGTTGGCGCGGTTCGGGGAGAACACGGTTCCGGACGCCCGGGATCCCTCCTGGCCCCGCCTGTTCGCCCGCAGTGTGCGTGACCCGTTCACCGCGGTGCTGCTCTGTCTGGGACTGGTGTCGGCCGCCGTCTTCGCCTGGGGCACCGCGTCGGTGATCCTCCTGCTCGTCGTCGTGAGCTGCGTCCTGCGCGCCTCCGGCGAACACCGCGCCGCCCGCTCCACGGCAGGACTCCGTCGCCTGGTGGCGACCACCGTCACAGTCCAGCGCCGGCTGCACGAGGACACGGCCCCGGTCACCCGTGAGATCCCGGTCGAGGAACTCGTCCCCGGCGACGTCGTACGGCTCGGCCCCGGGGACCTGATCCCCGCGGACGTACGACTGCTGCGGTCCACCGGACTCACGGTCCACCAGGCCGTACTCACCGGAGAGTCCGCGCCGGTGCAGAAGTCCGCGGTCGAGGACCCGCGGGACGACGGCGTCTTCCAGGACCCCCGGCTCTGCTTCCAAGGCGGCAGTGTCGCGTCCGGCAGCGCCACCGCCGTGGTCACCGAGACCGGCGGCGACACCCGTTTCGCCGCCGCCCACCGCCGTACCGGAAGACCCCCGGCGACCACCTTCGAACGCTCCGTCCAGGGCGTCTCCTGGATCCTGATCCGCTTCGCCCTGCTGACCCCGCCCCTGGTCCTCATGGCCAACGCCGCCCTCCGCGGCCGTGGCCTGGAGACCCTCCCCTTCGCCGTCGCCGTGGCGGTCGGTCTGACGCCGGAGATGCTGCCGGTCCTCGTCACCACCTGCCTGGCCCGTGGCGCCGCGCTCCTCGCCCGTACCCACGGCGTCATCGTGCGACGGCTCCCCGCCCTGCACGACATCGGCGCCATGGACGTCCTGTGCGTGGACAAGACCGGCACCCTCACCCAGGACCGCCCGGTCGTCCACCGCGCGCTGGACGCCGAGGGCCACGACGACCCAGAGGTACTGCGCTGGGCGGCGGCCGCCGCCTGGTGGTCGCTCCAACTCGCCGACCTCCCGGCCCCCGACGCCCTGGACGACGCCCTCCTCGCGGCCGCCGACGAGGACGCCCTCATGTCGTACGACGGCATCACGGCCCGCCCCTTCGACCCGGCGCGCCGCCTGGCCACCGTGGTCGTCCGCACCCCCGGCCGGCTCGGCACGCACACCCAGATCACCCAGGGCGCCGTGGAAGCCGTACTGCAACGCTGTGCCCTGTCCGACGACGAGCGCTCCCGCCTGCGTGACCTCGCCGACACGCAAACCACGGACGGTCTGCGCGTCCTCGCGGTCGCCACCACCGCCCGCCCGGCCGGGGCCCGCCCCCAGGAACGCGGCCTCACCTTCCGCGGCCTGGTCACCCTCCGGGACGACCTCGCCCCCACCGCCGCCGAGGCCCTCGCCCACCTCGCCGGACAGGGCGTCACCGTCAAGGTCCTCACCGGGGACCACCCGGGCACCGCGGTCAGGGCCTGCCGTGATCTGGGGGTCCCGGTGGCCGGTGTCCTCACCGCCGACCGCCTCGACACCCTCACCGACCCCGAACTCACCGAACTGGCCCGCCGTACGACCGTCTTCGCCCGCTGCACCCCCGAGCACAAGACCCGGATCACCCGAGCCCTCCAGGCCCGCGGCCACACGGTCGGCTTCCTCGGCGACGGCGTCAACGACCTGCCCGCCCTGCGCACCGCCGACGTGGGCATCGCCCCACGCGACGCGGCCGGGGTGAGCAGGGAGAACGCGGACCTGGTCCTCGCCGGGAAGGACCTCACCGCGATCGGCCACGCGGTCACCGCCGGCCGTCACGCGGGCGGCAACATCGCCACGTATCTGCGCATCACGCTCTCGTCCAACCTCGGCAACGTGATCGCGATGCTCTCCGCGGGCCTTCTCCTGCCCTTCCTGCCGATGCTCCCGGCCCAGGTCCTCGTCCAGAACCTGTGCTTCGACGCGGCCCAACTGGCCTTCGCCCACGACCGTCCCGCCCCGTCCGCCCTGCGCCGGCCGAGCGCCCTGGACCCCCGGGAGCTGCTCCGGTTCATCGTCGGATTCGGTGCCCTGAACGCCGTGGCGGACCTGGCGACCTTCGGTGTCCTGGCGTTCGCGCTGCGGGGCCCGGGCGACGACGAGGCGCTGTTCCACTCGGGCTGGTTCACGGAGAACCTGATGACGCAGGCCGTGGTGATGGTGCTGCTGTCGTTCGGCAGGGGTGGGAGGCGGCCCGGCCCGGTCACCTGGTCGGCCGCCGGACTGACCGGAGTGGGTCTGCTGGTCCCCGCGTCCCCGTTGGGCGCGGCCCTGGGCCTGAGTCCCCTGCCCGGCGTGTACTACGGACTGCTCGCCGTCGTCCTGGCCCTGTACGCCGTAGCCCTGACGGTGGCGAGGACGCGCCACGAGCGCGTCTCGGCAGCCCCAGTTGCGCAACCCGGCGACTGA
- a CDS encoding trypsin-like serine protease, which translates to MTALRASAVTAAACAAVLATALPSSAINSYNATPAPERTEVGALVATWDNDGDPTTPDRVDWVCSGTMIDADTFLTAAHCTTDWPDNVKFYVSLDQDVQAGLDAAAKKYPGDPAAQAGTVAVQGTAHSHPDYPGPASDPHDISVIELPTTKVKARWTFTPATLPTANQLGALGPQALNSTDWFVAGYGTQEAQRGPGGQTHPGGGVRMKAPVTFNALNDAWVRLAMTEPQGNGGACYGDSGGPNFAVIGGRNVLAATTITGDGPCYATNVSYRLDTPGARAFLAPFVKLP; encoded by the coding sequence TTGACCGCCCTACGCGCCTCCGCCGTCACCGCCGCGGCCTGTGCCGCCGTGCTCGCCACCGCGCTGCCGTCCTCGGCCATCAACTCGTACAACGCGACACCCGCACCCGAGCGCACCGAGGTCGGCGCGCTCGTCGCGACCTGGGACAACGACGGCGACCCCACGACACCCGACCGGGTCGACTGGGTCTGCTCCGGCACCATGATCGACGCGGACACGTTCCTGACCGCCGCGCACTGCACCACCGACTGGCCCGACAACGTGAAGTTCTACGTGTCCCTGGACCAGGACGTGCAGGCCGGCCTCGACGCCGCCGCGAAGAAGTACCCCGGCGATCCGGCCGCGCAGGCAGGCACCGTCGCCGTGCAGGGCACCGCGCACAGCCATCCCGACTACCCTGGGCCCGCGTCCGACCCGCACGACATCTCGGTGATCGAGCTGCCCACGACAAAGGTCAAGGCCCGCTGGACCTTCACCCCGGCCACTCTGCCCACCGCGAACCAGCTCGGCGCGCTCGGCCCGCAGGCGCTGAACTCCACCGACTGGTTCGTCGCCGGATACGGCACCCAGGAGGCCCAGCGCGGCCCCGGCGGCCAGACCCACCCCGGCGGCGGTGTCCGGATGAAGGCGCCTGTCACCTTCAACGCCCTCAACGACGCGTGGGTCCGCCTGGCGATGACCGAACCCCAGGGCAACGGCGGCGCCTGCTACGGCGACTCCGGCGGCCCCAACTTCGCCGTGATCGGCGGCCGTAACGTGCTCGCGGCTACCACGATCACCGGCGACGGCCCGTGCTACGCGACGAACGTGTCGTACCGCCTGGACACCCCGGGCGCCCGCGCCTTCCTGGCGCCGTTCGTGAAGCTGCCGTAG
- a CDS encoding transposase, whose protein sequence is MTPPIARTWARRGQTPVIRVRGRSRRRISIAAPTCYKPGQRARLIYRPRRDDGRRDGRKSFAWTDYRDLLITAHQQLGGPIVLIWDNLNVHLAYGMRQFIDRQDWLTVYQLPSYAPDLNPVEGIWSLLRRGWLSSTAFTTPEHLIQTIRHGMRKIQYRPHLIDGCLAGTGLSLTPTTS, encoded by the coding sequence ATGACGCCGCCCATCGCCCGCACCTGGGCCCGTCGCGGGCAGACACCCGTCATCCGGGTCCGCGGCCGCTCTCGCCGCCGTATCTCGATCGCCGCACCGACCTGCTACAAGCCAGGCCAACGAGCCCGGCTGATCTACCGGCCGCGCCGTGACGACGGCCGACGTGACGGACGCAAGAGCTTCGCCTGGACCGACTACCGCGACCTGCTCATCACCGCACATCAGCAGCTCGGCGGACCGATCGTGCTCATCTGGGACAACCTCAACGTCCATCTCGCCTACGGGATGCGACAGTTCATCGACCGGCAGGACTGGCTGACCGTCTACCAGCTGCCCTCCTACGCACCCGACCTCAACCCCGTCGAGGGCATCTGGTCGCTGCTGCGGCGCGGCTGGCTGTCCAGCACCGCCTTCACCACACCCGAGCACCTCATCCAGACCATCCGTCACGGGATGAGGAAGATCCAGTACCGGCCCCACCTCATCGACGGATGCCTCGCCGGAACCGGGCTGTCCCTCACCCCTACGACTTCATGA
- a CDS encoding putative T7SS-secreted protein — MAAGLGETSDPRELVPGAPDALTATAQSLLAYGDVLVEAGEGLAKIDTENGWSGDAADAFRDRFHGQPARWVEAGDNFHAAANALYDYIAALRAAQQRAGEAITQYARGQSATATAKNAHDQQVNEARGKGDNTEIPFNDPGEADRAAARGSLDTARGNVDSAGHTAAALVKKATESAPERPGFWSKVGDFVGDVGEDLLDGGKTVVNDLASFGNAMVQHPGDSAAMLGGMLLAGVSAGGEGLGVALDATGVGAVAGVPLNVVSAAGIATGVGLAGAGAVDLAQHATNDSKVEPLRMNSEGSGTGGSAQQPASDLIKNGQQYKGTGGRAGNNLPVENGPKDGTLFKTDPQTGKVTNYTTYDSEGRAVKRVDLEGRPHGGVDTPHVVEYVRNTNPKTGEVFVRPSNDVRAAFPWEIP, encoded by the coding sequence ATGGCGGCCGGACTCGGAGAGACGTCGGACCCCCGCGAACTCGTCCCCGGCGCACCGGACGCCCTGACCGCGACGGCGCAGTCCCTGCTCGCCTACGGTGACGTCCTCGTCGAGGCCGGCGAAGGACTAGCGAAGATCGACACCGAGAACGGCTGGAGCGGCGACGCCGCCGACGCCTTCCGTGACCGTTTCCACGGTCAGCCGGCCCGATGGGTCGAGGCGGGCGACAACTTCCACGCCGCCGCGAACGCCCTGTACGACTACATCGCCGCCCTGCGCGCGGCCCAGCAGCGTGCGGGCGAGGCCATCACGCAGTACGCGCGCGGGCAGTCGGCCACCGCGACCGCCAAGAACGCCCACGACCAGCAGGTCAACGAGGCACGCGGCAAGGGGGACAACACCGAGATCCCCTTCAACGACCCCGGCGAGGCCGACCGTGCCGCCGCCCGCGGGAGTCTCGACACAGCTCGCGGAAACGTGGACAGCGCGGGACACACCGCGGCCGCGCTGGTGAAGAAGGCCACGGAGTCCGCCCCCGAACGCCCGGGATTCTGGTCCAAGGTCGGCGACTTCGTCGGCGATGTGGGTGAGGACCTGCTGGACGGCGGCAAGACGGTCGTCAACGACCTCGCCTCCTTCGGAAACGCCATGGTCCAGCACCCGGGCGACAGCGCGGCGATGCTCGGCGGCATGCTCCTGGCCGGGGTCAGCGCCGGGGGTGAAGGGCTCGGCGTGGCTCTGGACGCCACGGGTGTCGGGGCGGTCGCCGGCGTACCGCTCAACGTCGTCTCCGCCGCCGGGATCGCCACGGGGGTCGGCCTGGCGGGTGCCGGGGCGGTGGACCTGGCCCAGCACGCCACGAACGACTCCAAGGTCGAACCCCTCCGGATGAACAGCGAGGGGTCGGGAACCGGCGGCTCCGCCCAGCAGCCGGCCTCCGACCTGATCAAGAACGGGCAGCAGTACAAGGGCACCGGCGGTCGCGCGGGGAACAACCTGCCGGTGGAGAACGGTCCCAAGGACGGAACCCTCTTCAAGACGGACCCGCAGACCGGAAAAGTCACCAACTACACGACATACGACTCCGAGGGCCGCGCGGTCAAGCGCGTGGACCTGGAGGGCCGTCCGCACGGCGGGGTGGACACACCGCACGTCGTAGAGTACGTGCGTAACACCAACCCGAAGACCGGTGAGGTCTTCGTGCGCCCATCGAACGACGTGCGCGCCGCGTTCCCCTGGGAGATCCCGTGA
- a CDS encoding metalloregulator ArsR/SmtB family transcription factor yields the protein MAKIVGGFQDPSSEVLAEAAAAFGLLASAARLHIMWALSQGESDVTHLADRVGGALPAVSQHLAKLKLAGLVRSRREGRRQVYYVDDPDIVTVVRVMVGQLTARETSSGTPDRLREAGV from the coding sequence GTGGCGAAGATCGTCGGCGGTTTCCAGGACCCGTCGTCGGAGGTGCTCGCCGAGGCGGCCGCCGCGTTCGGACTGCTCGCCTCCGCCGCCCGGCTGCACATCATGTGGGCGCTGTCCCAGGGCGAGAGCGATGTCACCCACCTCGCCGACCGGGTCGGCGGCGCGCTGCCCGCGGTCAGCCAGCACCTGGCGAAACTGAAACTCGCCGGGCTCGTCCGCTCCCGCCGTGAGGGCCGCCGGCAGGTCTACTACGTCGACGACCCCGACATCGTGACCGTGGTCCGCGTCATGGTCGGCCAGCTCACGGCCCGGGAAACCTCCTCCGGAACCCCGGACCGACTGCGCGAGGCCGGTGTCTGA
- a CDS encoding DUF5994 family protein, with protein MEGTEGISHTGFHAGSFSARDETRAAAEAARRRVRIMSATLHPTLAHPEPVAAPAARLALKTDGTSRGLLDGAWWPRSRDLLSELPLLTDVLDPLWGRITRVAVNPKYWPVIPRHVPVDGHVVRVGWFTPEIDPHKLLLLSYGTGRWDLLIIPPETGAESAARLMAAASDPDGPPLTASALIAADEARHGVDAIAATEEPLDPDEAWEYEGGAPAIVTAVPRQPGRAGQAAGRASRLIDGL; from the coding sequence GTGGAGGGTACCGAGGGCATTTCGCACACCGGCTTTCACGCCGGGTCGTTCTCGGCGAGAGATGAAACCCGGGCCGCCGCAGAGGCGGCCCGGAGACGGGTCCGCATCATGTCGGCGACCTTGCATCCCACCCTGGCGCACCCCGAGCCCGTCGCAGCCCCGGCCGCTCGTCTCGCCCTGAAGACCGACGGCACCTCTCGTGGGCTCCTGGACGGTGCCTGGTGGCCCCGCTCCCGGGATCTGCTGAGTGAACTGCCCCTCCTGACCGACGTGTTGGACCCCTTGTGGGGGCGCATCACGCGCGTCGCCGTCAACCCGAAGTACTGGCCGGTCATCCCCCGTCATGTTCCCGTGGACGGGCATGTCGTCAGGGTCGGCTGGTTCACCCCGGAAATCGACCCGCACAAGCTGCTGCTGCTCTCCTACGGCACCGGCCGCTGGGACCTGCTGATCATCCCGCCGGAGACCGGGGCGGAGTCGGCGGCCCGGCTGATGGCTGCCGCGTCCGACCCCGACGGCCCGCCTCTGACCGCGAGCGCGCTCATCGCCGCGGACGAGGCCCGGCACGGCGTCGACGCGATCGCCGCGACCGAGGAGCCACTGGACCCGGACGAGGCATGGGAGTACGAAGGCGGCGCCCCCGCCATCGTCACAGCCGTCCCGCGACAGCCCGGTCGTGCCGGTCAGGCGGCCGGTCGGGCCAGCCGCTTGATCGACGGTCTGTGA